The proteins below are encoded in one region of Danio rerio strain Tuebingen ecotype United States chromosome 14, GRCz12tu, whole genome shotgun sequence:
- the clk4a gene encoding dual specificity protein kinase CLK4 has translation MYDWFDHHGHICIAFELLGLSTYDFLKENNFQPFYINHIRHMAYQIIRAVRFLHKNKLTHTDLKPENILFVNSEYNIRYNSKMKRDERTVKNPDVKVVDFGNATYEHEHHTSVVSTRHYRAPEVILDLGWSHSCDVWSVGCILIEYYLGSTLFQTHDSKEHLAMMERVLGPIPTHMLQKTRKSRFVRNDKLDWDIHSSSGRYVRKQCKPLRQYLVSSSSDHEQLFDLIERMLEYDVTKRITLDEAIKHPFFNSIRKSKK, from the exons ATGTACGACTGGTTTGATCACCACGGGCACATCTGCATTGCCTTTGAGCTGCTGGGCTTGAGCACGTATGATTTTCTGAAGGAAAATAACTTTCAGCCCTTCTATATCAACCACATCAGGCACATGGCCTACCAGATCATCAGAGCAGTCAGAT TTCTTCACAAGAACAAGCTGACACACACTGACCTGAAGCCAGAGAACATCCTCTTTGTTAATTCGGAGTATAACATTAGGTACAACTCAAAAATG AAGAGGGATGAGAGAACTGTGAAGAATCCTGATGTAAAAGTGGTGGATTTTGGGAATGCAACATACGAGCATGAGCATCATACATCCGTAGTGTCCACACGGCATTATAGAGCTCCAGAGGTTATTCTGG ATTTGGGCTGGAGTCATTCCTGTGACGTGTGGAGCGTGGGGTGTATTCTCATTGAGTACTATCTAGGATCCACTCTATTTCAG acccATGACAGTAAAGAGCATTTGGCCATGATGGAGCGAGTGCTGGGCCCCATACCAACACACATGTTGCAGAAAACAAG GAAGTCGAGGTTTGTTCGCAATGATAAACTGGACTGGGACATTCACAGCTCTTCAGGACGTTACGTCAGGAAGCAGTGCAAACCCCTTAGA CAATACTTGGTCTCTTCTAGCTCAGACCATGAGCAGCTGTTCGATCTAATAGAGAGGATGCTTGAGTATGACGTTACAAAGAGGATCACCTTGGACGAAGCCATCAAACACCCATTTTTCAACTCTATCAGGAAGAGCAAGAAATAA